One window from the genome of Saimiri boliviensis isolate mSaiBol1 chromosome 2, mSaiBol1.pri, whole genome shotgun sequence encodes:
- the CDAN1 gene encoding codanin-1 isoform X2, with protein MAAVLESLLREEVSVAAVVQWVARSTQGSKDNPGEAAALSSLRPLRKEFVPFLLNFLREQSSRVLPQGPPTPAKAPGASAVLPGRPGGPPRGSRGARSQLFPPTEALSTVAESPVARRGGRRRVPGPARERGGRSLEEGVSGESLPGAGSRRLRGSGSPSRPSLTVSDPPNLSNLEEFPPVGSVPPGPAGTKPSRRINPTPVSEERSLSKPKTCFTSPPISCVPSSQPSALDTCTWGLGLPPGCRSLQEEREMLKKERSKQLQQSPTPTCPTPELGSPLPSRSGGLTDEPADPARVSSRQRLELVALVYSSCIAENLVPNLFLELFFVFQLLTARRMVTAKDSDFELSRGALDSLETPLFQSIHDCVFFAVQVLECHFQVLSNLDKGTLKLLAENERLLCFSPALQGRLRAAYEGSVAKVFLVMPPSAQAVSFQPETDNRANFSSDRAFHTFKKQRDVFYEVLREWEDHHEEPGWDFEKGLGSRIRAMMGQLSAACSHSHFVRLFQKQLLQMCHSPGGAGGTVLGEAQDVLSMLGADKLGRLWRLQERLVTPQSSGGPCPPPTFPGCQGFFRDFILSASSFQFNQHLMDSLSLKIRELNGLALPQHEPSDEDGESDVDWQGERRQFAVVLLSLRLLAKFLGFVAFLPYRGPEPPPTGELQDSILALRSQVPPVLDVRTLLQQGLQARRAVLTVPWLVEFLSFADHVVPLLDYYRGIFTLLLHLHRSLVLSRENEGKMCFLNKLLLLAVLGWLFQIPTVPEDLFFLEEVPSDAFEMDTVAPEHGLDSVPVVDQQLLYTCCPYIGELRKLLALWVSGSSGRSGGFVRKITPTTTTSSLGAQPPQTSQGLQAQLAQAFFHNQPPSLRRTVEFVAERIGSNCVKHIKATLVADLVRQAESLLQEQLVTQGEEGGDPAQLLEILYSRLCPHGAQALVLGREFCQRKSPGAVRALLPEETPAAVLSSAENIAVGLATEKACAWLSANITALIRREVKTAVSRTLRAQGPEPAARGERRGCSRACEHHAPLPSHLISEIKDVLSLAVGPRDSDEGVSPEHLEQLIGQLGQTLQCRQFLCPPAEQHLAKCSVELASLLVADQIPILGPPAQHRLERGQARRLLHMLLSLWKEDFQGPVPLQLLLSPRNVGLLADTRPREWDLLLFLLRELVEKGLMGRMEIEACLGSLHQAQWPRGFAEELATLSNLFLAEPHLPEPQLRACELVQPNRGTVLAQS; from the exons ATGGCGGCGGTTTTGGAGTCGCTGCTGCGAGAAGAGGTGTCGGTCGCAGCCGTCGTGCAGTGGGTCGCACGCAGCACCCAGGGTTCGAAG GATAACCCCGGGGAGGCGGCCGCGCTGAGCTCACTCCGGCCCCTGCGGAAAGAATTCGTACCGTTCCTGTTGAACTTCCTGAGGGAGCAGAGCAGCCGCGTCCTCCCGCAGGGGCCCCCGACCCCCGCCAAGGCCCCGGGCGCCTCGGCAGTCTTGCCAGGGAGGCCGGGAGGCCCGCCGCGAGGCAGCCGCGGGGCGCGCAGCCAGCTTTTCCCTCCGACCGAGGCCTTGAGCACCGTCGCCGAGTCTCCTGTGGCCCGCCGCGGGGGCAGGAGGCGGGTCCCGGGGCCGGCCCGGGAGCGTGGAGGCCGCAGCCTGGAGGAGGGGGTCAGCGGGGAGAGCCTGCCCGGAGCCGGGAGCCGGAGGCTTAGAGGCTCTGGCAGCCCCAGCCGCCCCAGCCTCACGGTCTCTGATCCACCAAACCTCAGCAACCTGGAGGAGTTCCCTCCCGTAGGCTCGGTTCCCCCTGGCCCTGCAGG GACGAAGCCTTCTCGCAGGATCAACCCAACTCCGGTGAGCGAAGAGCGGTCACTCTCCAAGCCCAAGACCTGCTTCACCTCACCCCCAATCAGCTGTGTCCCCAGTTCCCAACCCTCAGCCCTGGACACTTGCACTTGGGGCCTTGGCCTTCCCCCAGGGTGCAGAAGTCTGCAAGAGGAGCGGGAGATGCTCAAGAAGGAGCG CTCTAAGCAGCTGCAGCAGTCACCTACCCCCACCTGTCCCACCCCAGAATTGGGGTCGCCCCTCCCCAGCCGGTCAGGAGGCCTCACAGATGAACCTGCGGACCCTGCCAGAGTGTCTTCCCGCCAGCGCCTGGAGCTGGTAGCCCTTGTTTACTCCTCGTGCATTGCGG AGAACCTCGTACCAAACCTCTTCTTGGAGCTTTTCTTCGTCTTTCAGCTCCTCACTGCCCGGAGGATGGTGACTGCCAAGGACAGTGACTTTGAACTAAGTCGTGGTGCCCTAG ATTCCCTGGAAACTCCGCTGTTCCAAAGCATCCATGATTGTGTCTTCTTTGCAGTGCAGGTTTTGGAGTGTCATTTTCA GGTTCTTTCCAACCTGGACAAAGGGACCTTGAAGCTGTTGGCCGAGAATGAGCGGCTGCTGTGCTTCTCACCAGCTCTGCAAGGCCGCCTTCGAGCTGCCTATGAGGGCAGTGTTGCCAAG GTCTTTCTGGTGATGCCACCCTCTGCTCAGGCTGTCTCCTTTCAGCCAGAGACTGACAATCGTGCCAACTTCTCCAGTGACCGAGcctttcatacttttaaaaaacagag GGATGTGTTTTATGAGGTGCTGCGAGAATGGGAAGATCACCATGAGGAGCCTGGCTGGGATTTTGAGAAGGGCTTGGGCAGCAGAATCAG AGCCATGATGggtcagctctctgcagcctgcaGCCACAGCCACTTTGTTCGACTTTTCCAAAAACAACTACTCCAG ATGTGTCACAGCCCTGGCGGTGCTGGGGGCACTGTCTTGGGTGAGGCCCAAGATGTGTTGAGTATGCTGGGAGCTGACAAGCTGGGGCGGTTGTGGCGCCTACAGGAACGGCTTGTGACCCCTCAGAGCAGCGGGGGgccctgcccaccccccaccttCCCAGGCTGTCAAGGCTTCTTCAGGGACTTCATCCTTAGTGCCAGCAG CTTCCAGTTTAACCAGCATCTCATGGACAGTCTGAGCTTGAAGATCCGGGAGCTCAATGGCCTCGCCCTGCCCCAGCATGAGCCCAGTGATGAAGATGGGGAGTCAGATGTAGACTGGCAG GGTGAACGGAGGCAGTTTGCTGTGGTGCTTCTTAGCCTGAGGCTTTTGGCCAAATTCCTGGGCTTTGTGGCTTTCCTGCCATACCGGGGGCCTGAACCTCCCCCGACTGGTGAGCTTCAGGACTCCATTCTGGCCCTCAGGAGCCAG GTCCCTCCAGTCCTGGATGTACGGACTCTGCTGCAGCAAGGGCTGCAGGCCCGCCGGGCGGTGCTCACTGTGCCCTGGCTGGtggagttcctgtcctttgctgACCATGTTGTTCCCTTGCTGGACTATTACCGGGGCATCTTCACTCTCCTGCTGCACCTGCACCG GAGCTTGGTGTTGTCGCGGGAGAATGAGGGGAAGATGTGTTTTCTGAACAAGCTGCTGCTGCTTGCTGTCCTGGGCTGGCTTTTCCAG ATTCCCACAGTCCCCGAGGACTTGTTCTTTCTAGAAGAGGTTCCCTCAGATGCCTTTGAGATGGACACAGTAGCCCCAGAGCATGGCTTG GACAGCGTGCCTGTCGTGGACCAGCAGCTGCTCTATACCTGCTGCCCCTACATCG GAGAGCTCCGGAAACTGCTTGCTTTGTGGGTGTCAGGCAGCAGTGGACGGAGTGGGGGCTTCGTGAGGAAAatcacccccaccaccaccaccagcagcctGGGAGCCCAGCCTCCCCAGACCAGCCAGGGGCTGCAG GCGCAGCTTGCCCAGGCCTTTTTCCACAACCAGCCACCCTCCCTGCGCCGGACTGTAGAGTTCGTGGCAGAGAGAATTGGATCGAACTGTGTCAAACATATCAA GGCTACACTGGTGGCAGATCTGGTGCGCCAGGCAGAGTCACTTCTCCAAGAGCAGCTggtgacacagggagaggaagggggagacCCAGCCCAGCTGTTGGAGATCTTGTATTCCCGGCTGTGCCCCCACGGGGCCCAGGCATTGGTCCTAGGGCGGGA GTTCTGTCAAAGGAAGAGCCCTGGGGCTGTGCGGGCGCTGCTTCCAGAGGAGACTCCAGCAGCA GTTTTGAGCAGTGCAGAGAACATTGCTGTGGGGCTTGCAACAGAGAAAGCCTGTGCTTGGCTGTCAGCCAACATCACAG CACTGATCAGGAGGGAGGTGAAAACAGCAGTGAGTCGCACACTTCGAGCCCAGGGTCCTGAACCTGCTGCCCGGGGGGAGCGGAGGGGCTGCTCCCGCGCCTGTGAGCACcatgctcccctcccctcccacctcatctCCGAGATAAAA GACGTGCTCTCCTTGGCTGTGGGACCGAGGGACTCTGACGAGGGAGTCTCCCCAGAGCATCTGGAACAGCTCATAGGCCAGCTGGGCCAGACGCTGCAGTGCCGCCAG TTCCTGTGCCCACCTGCTGAACAGCATCTGGCAAAGTGCTCTGTGGAGTTAGCTTCCCTCCTTG TTGCAGATCAGATTCCCATCCTCgggcccccagcacagcacaggcTGGAGAGAGGGCAGGCTCGAAGGCTTTTGCACATGCTGCTTTCCTTGTGGAAGGAAGACTTTCAGGGGCCGGTTCCGTTGCAGCTGCTGCTGAGCCCAAGAAATGTGGGGCTTCTGGCAGATACAAGACCGAGGGAG TGGGACTTACTGCTGTTCTTGCTCCGGGAGCTGGTGGAGAAGGGTCTAATGGGACGGATGGAGATAGAGGCTTGCCTGGGCAGCCTCCACCAGGCCCAGTGGCCAAGG GGCTTTGCTGAAGAATTAGCAACACTGTCTAACCTGTTTCTAGCCGAGCCCCACCTGCCAGAACCCCAGCTAAGAGCTTGTGAACTGGTGCAGCCAAACCGGGGCACTGTGTTGGCCCAGAGCTAG